A genomic region of Serratia quinivorans contains the following coding sequences:
- the higB gene encoding mRNA interferase HigB — protein MHVISRQPFNEAAGKYPNSALALLDLMRVLEKKTFNSPDEMKRAIPSLDNFKYRKKWWVIDVSGNTLRLMAFIDFEKQKVFVKHIATHAEYDKLTKYYREHKE, from the coding sequence GTGCATGTAATTAGCAGACAGCCGTTTAACGAGGCTGCCGGAAAATACCCTAATAGCGCATTGGCGCTTCTGGATTTGATGCGGGTTCTGGAAAAAAAGACCTTCAACAGCCCGGATGAAATGAAAAGAGCGATCCCGTCACTGGATAACTTCAAGTACCGTAAAAAGTGGTGGGTTATCGATGTGTCCGGCAATACGTTGCGGCTTATGGCCTTCATTGACTTTGAAAAGCAAAAGGTTTTTGTTAAGCACATTGCGACTCATGCCGAATACGACAAGTTAACCAAGTATTATAGGGAGCATAAAGAATGA
- a CDS encoding plasmid SOS inhibition protein A gives MIPNNRALVPVNEYQQAAIHAVVLVERKKEQGKRIAEFPYAKAFFKVLNNGRGHILANDIRLLSSNYSPDERGGASIAQYIKALDRLIESGGQYSPLPLSGDVVATLFPAYVELCHERRERKWDMQYERRERKRSREEQQKRRRYQTLLAQAEVELAFATPSTVGAWYAYWSKQDIYEDDLSEGFFAWFERFPCIAASQLSHYKNDALWTVMERLRGGEGDLTEAERMFNALLIRNKLARKL, from the coding sequence ATGATCCCGAACAATCGCGCACTGGTACCGGTTAACGAGTATCAGCAAGCTGCCATTCATGCGGTGGTGCTGGTCGAACGTAAGAAAGAACAGGGGAAGCGGATCGCAGAATTTCCGTATGCCAAGGCATTTTTCAAAGTGTTGAACAACGGGCGGGGGCATATTTTAGCGAACGACATCCGTCTGTTATCGTCAAATTACTCCCCGGATGAGCGGGGCGGGGCGTCCATTGCGCAATACATTAAGGCACTGGACAGGCTGATCGAAAGCGGAGGCCAATATAGCCCGCTGCCGCTGTCTGGTGACGTTGTAGCAACACTGTTCCCGGCCTATGTCGAACTTTGCCATGAGCGGCGCGAGCGCAAGTGGGATATGCAGTACGAGCGCAGAGAGCGGAAGCGGTCACGGGAAGAACAGCAAAAGCGGCGGCGCTATCAGACCCTGCTGGCGCAGGCCGAAGTTGAGCTGGCATTTGCCACCCCGTCGACGGTTGGGGCGTGGTACGCGTACTGGAGTAAACAAGATATTTACGAAGACGATCTTAGCGAGGGATTTTTTGCTTGGTTCGAGCGGTTTCCGTGCATTGCAGCCAGTCAACTTTCGCACTACAAGAACGACGCTCTTTGGACTGTGATGGAAAGGCTGCGGGGGGGGGAAGGGGATTTGACCGAGGCCGAGCGGATGTTCAACGCCTTGCTTATCCGGAATAAACTGGCACGAAAACTATGA
- the psiB gene encoding plasmid SOS inhibition protein B — MKNQRLSLEQLTGMSATELEEYRDRGREWRRKLNNAVLGSLALPPGWIANAEEVSEFCGQVPVVCRISPKGDDLTAIYLCSAGADVPGWSAVLPYQGAPSAANQGNDVAWLHTADNFDPESINRLLRNVGEYYRHGFTLPEKLAVALRMGGFCV, encoded by the coding sequence ATGAAAAATCAAAGATTGAGCCTTGAGCAGTTAACCGGGATGAGCGCTACCGAACTGGAGGAGTACCGCGATCGTGGCAGGGAGTGGCGGCGGAAGTTGAACAATGCGGTGCTGGGTAGTTTGGCGCTGCCCCCGGGTTGGATAGCGAACGCGGAGGAGGTGTCCGAGTTTTGTGGGCAGGTGCCGGTTGTCTGCCGGATAAGCCCGAAGGGTGATGATTTGACCGCGATTTATCTGTGCAGTGCCGGGGCGGATGTTCCGGGCTGGTCAGCGGTGTTACCGTACCAGGGAGCACCGTCAGCTGCGAACCAGGGCAACGACGTCGCCTGGTTACATACCGCCGACAATTTTGATCCGGAGAGTATTAACCGGCTACTGCGAAACGTCGGCGAATATTACCGGCACGGTTTCACCTTGCCCGAGAAACTGGCGGTTGCGCTGCGAATGGGAGGGTTTTGCGTATGA
- a CDS encoding plasmid partitioning protein, with translation MSKTTTKPSAKKTVKTDAAQFVEATLAKAEFKHVMLKELAVTALNARITPRTKADIEGRAASIEGAGLLQNLVVYRMADGLFGVAAGETRRLGLNVLMEQGRSAAGVPVTPEFSVAVLEVSEDDAYAISIAENVQRSNLEPADQLESFRVMAEKGMSVERIGAILGYSTAHVKKCLKLTTVAPALLELLKTNKINFDQLAALGASDDHQRQMQAWEKGDYYEQYRTPKALRESVLSDEVSAVDSDLVDFVGLDAYQAAGGETREDLFAESVILTNRLQLETMALAKLQDAADVVAKEEGWAWAQGRCKEVKSWGDDAKIYDVLYAYAKLSDEQNAEVEQLESEKKLLESLLEGADADDEWEHTPRIGQINARIVEINEHAEINKWSLDVRDTAGVVAYLQDGKIHIQRGLMKMEDIKLVEKAEREKANKETPPSEKGLSQVLVASLSAERTLAVAASLAQNSTVALALHTFTLTRRIFGKAYFSELHTSVDSQRSNCLNQSSDAGSENGLANQKLNALHEGWLSRFPQDWLDGFDWLLEWPQEDVLALLAYCVSHGLDGRECQLHDNRVGTKLARVEKALNFQIGDWWKPTSANYFSRIAKDQIVDALNSAGRAGNASDAEGMKRKEAAEFAEAVLKETHWLPVCMSPAEPP, from the coding sequence ATGTCCAAGACCACGACCAAGCCTAGTGCCAAAAAAACCGTGAAGACTGATGCAGCTCAGTTTGTTGAAGCGACGCTGGCCAAGGCCGAGTTTAAACATGTCATGCTCAAGGAACTGGCTGTGACGGCTCTCAATGCGCGCATAACGCCCCGCACGAAGGCTGATATTGAAGGGCGAGCGGCCAGTATCGAGGGTGCTGGGCTGTTGCAGAATCTCGTCGTGTACCGCATGGCTGATGGGTTATTCGGGGTTGCTGCTGGTGAAACCCGCCGTTTGGGCCTTAACGTGCTGATGGAACAGGGACGATCTGCGGCAGGCGTTCCAGTGACGCCAGAATTCAGCGTTGCCGTGTTGGAGGTGAGTGAAGACGATGCTTATGCGATCTCTATCGCGGAAAACGTACAGCGCTCTAATCTGGAGCCTGCTGACCAACTGGAAAGCTTCCGCGTCATGGCGGAAAAGGGAATGTCTGTAGAGCGGATCGGTGCCATCCTTGGTTACAGCACGGCTCATGTCAAAAAATGCCTCAAGTTAACAACAGTCGCGCCAGCCCTGCTGGAACTGCTGAAAACCAACAAAATCAATTTCGACCAATTAGCCGCATTGGGTGCCAGTGACGATCATCAGCGTCAGATGCAGGCATGGGAAAAGGGGGATTATTACGAGCAATACCGTACACCAAAAGCGCTCCGGGAAAGCGTGCTGAGCGATGAAGTGTCAGCGGTAGACAGTGATTTGGTCGATTTCGTGGGGCTGGACGCCTACCAAGCGGCAGGCGGTGAAACCCGTGAAGACCTGTTCGCCGAAAGCGTCATCCTGACAAATCGGCTGCAACTGGAAACGATGGCGCTTGCCAAGCTGCAGGACGCGGCGGACGTTGTCGCGAAAGAAGAAGGTTGGGCTTGGGCACAAGGCCGGTGCAAGGAAGTGAAGAGCTGGGGTGACGATGCAAAGATTTACGATGTGCTCTATGCCTATGCCAAGTTGAGCGACGAGCAGAATGCAGAAGTTGAGCAACTGGAGTCTGAGAAAAAATTGCTCGAAAGCCTGCTCGAGGGCGCTGATGCCGACGACGAGTGGGAGCATACCCCGCGTATCGGGCAAATTAACGCACGTATTGTCGAGATCAACGAACACGCTGAAATCAACAAATGGTCGCTGGATGTGCGCGACACGGCTGGTGTGGTTGCCTATCTGCAAGACGGAAAAATACATATCCAACGCGGTTTGATGAAGATGGAGGACATCAAGCTGGTCGAGAAGGCCGAGCGTGAAAAAGCCAATAAAGAAACCCCACCCTCAGAGAAAGGGCTGTCGCAGGTGTTGGTCGCCAGTCTGTCAGCCGAGCGCACACTGGCGGTTGCCGCTTCACTGGCTCAAAATTCCACGGTTGCTCTTGCCCTGCACACCTTCACATTGACGCGTAGGATCTTTGGAAAGGCATATTTCAGCGAGCTTCATACCTCCGTGGACAGCCAGCGCAGTAACTGCCTGAACCAGTCGTCGGACGCAGGCAGTGAAAACGGACTCGCTAATCAGAAACTGAACGCATTGCATGAGGGCTGGCTGAGCCGTTTCCCGCAGGACTGGCTTGACGGGTTCGACTGGTTGCTGGAATGGCCGCAGGAAGACGTGTTGGCGCTGCTGGCCTACTGTGTCTCCCACGGTCTTGATGGCAGAGAGTGCCAATTGCATGACAACCGCGTGGGTACCAAGCTGGCGCGTGTTGAGAAAGCGCTGAACTTCCAGATCGGCGACTGGTGGAAACCGACCTCTGCCAACTATTTCTCACGCATTGCCAAAGACCAGATTGTTGATGCGCTCAACAGCGCCGGTCGTGCCGGTAATGCCAGCGACGCCGAGGGCATGAAGCGCAAGGAAGCGGCGGAATTCGCTGAGGCCGTACTGAAAGAGACCCACTGGTTGCCTGTCTGTATGTCACCCGCAGAGCCGCCGTAG
- a CDS encoding Antirestriction protein, whose translation MNNPVNIAQSDVEDVTKIEITDARRRLAFVPELFATPLGESMAMSFLRKHSNYDGGMWNFYEVPRGLSGHVAPWTDIITTRPTGYIAPAEGTYRLTIPGNYFDADVSADAAGIIATLFVLNQLSWKVSEMGREYALTCQGLVDRQDALKDYISIIKHPERELIFRAID comes from the coding sequence ATGAATAACCCAGTCAATATCGCCCAGTCCGACGTTGAAGACGTGACTAAAATCGAAATTACCGATGCCCGTCGCCGTTTGGCGTTTGTTCCAGAGCTGTTTGCGACGCCGTTGGGTGAGAGCATGGCGATGAGTTTTCTGCGTAAACACAGTAATTACGATGGAGGCATGTGGAATTTTTACGAGGTTCCGCGCGGGTTAAGCGGCCATGTCGCGCCGTGGACAGATATCATAACTACCCGGCCAACGGGGTACATTGCTCCGGCGGAAGGCACGTACAGATTGACTATTCCGGGCAACTACTTTGACGCTGATGTGTCAGCTGATGCTGCCGGGATCATAGCGACCCTGTTTGTTCTGAATCAGCTTTCATGGAAAGTTTCAGAAATGGGAAGGGAATATGCGTTGACCTGCCAGGGACTGGTCGATCGGCAGGATGCGCTAAAAGATTATATCAGCATCATAAAACATCCTGAAAGAGAGCTTATTTTCCGCGCTATTGATTAA
- a CDS encoding transcriptional regulator, y4mF family: MDVFELRLWRAGQYFTLSEARSLRPGNHWRQVDAAHALGVSERTYRTYENSGVSRSARLGIQTLMLIRLLPDLLRMDPPQIVLQLQALTRHDQTTPQSRGVVSLVMPSAGMKAWRGSLGWTQKQTADYLGVSLRTVKHYEQGPLPRRLMLAAQAVTLSTLLPVWSTYPCARLLQVLDQLVNIDVN; this comes from the coding sequence ATGGATGTTTTTGAATTGAGATTATGGCGTGCCGGTCAATATTTTACGCTGTCTGAGGCGCGTTCGCTACGTCCTGGTAACCATTGGCGGCAAGTGGATGCAGCTCATGCTCTGGGGGTGTCAGAACGGACTTACCGAACCTATGAAAATAGTGGCGTGTCCCGATCGGCTCGTCTGGGGATCCAGACACTGATGTTGATCCGCCTGCTCCCCGATTTGCTCCGGATGGACCCACCGCAAATCGTTTTGCAACTGCAGGCGCTGACGCGCCATGACCAGACAACACCTCAGTCCAGGGGCGTGGTATCGCTTGTTATGCCTTCTGCAGGTATGAAGGCCTGGCGGGGTTCGCTGGGTTGGACGCAAAAACAGACCGCGGATTATCTGGGTGTTTCGCTGCGGACCGTCAAGCACTATGAGCAGGGGCCTTTGCCGCGTCGGCTGATGCTGGCCGCCCAGGCTGTTACGCTGTCCACGTTGTTGCCGGTCTGGTCAACCTACCCGTGTGCCAGGCTACTGCAGGTGCTGGATCAACTGGTCAATATCGACGTGAACTAG
- a CDS encoding Plasmid stability protein → MSDNSSDTRRKFTSYLQLDCEADRHALDVVESISQRVRGDFLRNAIITTAALHQLDPRLPVLLATMYNGQLTSEQLVNLVSQTTGWKPDMAAIRDVITALSGEDCRSVVPVEPVQQPSELASLGEARQKLGKLL, encoded by the coding sequence GTGAGCGATAACAGCAGTGATACCCGCCGTAAATTTACCAGCTATTTGCAGCTGGACTGCGAAGCCGATCGCCATGCCCTGGATGTGGTTGAATCCATTTCGCAGCGAGTACGCGGGGATTTCCTGCGTAATGCCATCATCACAACGGCGGCATTACATCAGCTCGACCCACGATTACCGGTGTTGCTGGCCACGATGTATAACGGCCAGTTGACCAGCGAGCAGCTGGTCAACCTGGTCAGCCAGACAACCGGCTGGAAACCCGATATGGCGGCGATCCGCGACGTGATTACGGCGTTGTCCGGTGAGGATTGTCGATCGGTGGTTCCGGTCGAACCTGTTCAACAGCCGAGCGAATTGGCTTCCCTGGGAGAGGCGCGCCAGAAACTGGGTAAATTGCTCTAA
- the parM gene encoding PRTRC system protein D, protein MHICCDDGSTNVKLAWYVEGDLRTTLSPNSFRQGWKIDGIGSRRTFNYLVDGVKYTFDDVSQQAISTTHIEYQYGDTNLLAVHHALLNSGVEPQAVKLTVTLPISEFYTEDCQKNTVNIQRKIDNLLRPVTLNKGEAFAVEAVEVMPESLPAVFSPLVRENVGPLETSLVIDLGGTTLDAGVIVGQFDDVTAIHGNPTLGVSMVTQAALTALRMADSDTSAYVADTVIQRRHDRAFLSQLINDASRVDDVIAAIEHGITRLGDRVVNELARFRHVNRVWLVGGGAPLIESAVRKAWKLPAERITLVESPQMALASEMALYKQEG, encoded by the coding sequence ATGCATATTTGCTGTGATGATGGTTCTACCAATGTGAAACTGGCCTGGTATGTGGAGGGAGATTTACGCACGACCTTGTCACCCAACTCTTTCCGTCAGGGGTGGAAAATCGATGGTATCGGCAGCCGTCGTACGTTCAACTATCTCGTTGATGGCGTGAAGTATACCTTTGACGATGTCAGCCAACAGGCGATCAGCACGACCCACATTGAATATCAGTACGGTGATACTAACCTCCTGGCGGTGCATCATGCCTTGCTAAACAGTGGCGTGGAGCCACAAGCGGTTAAGCTGACCGTCACATTGCCGATCAGTGAGTTTTATACCGAAGACTGTCAGAAAAACACGGTTAATATTCAACGAAAAATCGACAATCTGCTTCGACCTGTGACGTTGAACAAGGGGGAGGCCTTTGCCGTGGAGGCTGTAGAAGTGATGCCTGAATCCCTGCCTGCGGTGTTTTCTCCCCTGGTGCGGGAGAATGTCGGGCCGCTGGAAACGTCCCTGGTTATCGATTTGGGCGGTACGACGCTCGATGCCGGAGTCATTGTCGGGCAGTTCGACGATGTGACGGCGATCCACGGTAATCCCACCCTGGGTGTTTCGATGGTGACGCAGGCCGCGCTGACGGCGCTGCGTATGGCGGACAGCGATACGAGTGCCTATGTGGCGGATACGGTGATCCAACGCCGCCATGATCGCGCCTTTTTGTCACAGCTGATTAATGATGCTTCCCGGGTTGATGACGTTATCGCCGCGATAGAGCACGGTATCACCCGACTTGGCGATCGTGTGGTGAACGAACTGGCGCGATTCCGCCACGTTAACCGGGTTTGGCTGGTCGGTGGGGGCGCTCCGCTGATAGAATCTGCGGTAAGAAAAGCCTGGAAACTGCCGGCAGAGCGTATAACGCTGGTCGAAAGCCCGCAAATGGCGCTGGCGAGTGAAATGGCATTGTATAAACAAGAGGGATAA
- a CDS encoding Protein of uncharacterised function (DUF3085): protein MSPIKKLDIAMNNKICFKGKKTFEVIMQARQQGCDVLLVKDEGVYLMAAARTKGKRLLAYAEGLDPTTRDSGDVFDDACRICGGDDFMERLPSDDPAFDHLLEKQGHLEFLITQTEFCMTSVG, encoded by the coding sequence ATGTCGCCCATTAAAAAATTGGATATCGCTATGAATAACAAGATTTGTTTCAAAGGTAAAAAGACATTTGAGGTGATCATGCAAGCACGTCAACAGGGGTGTGATGTGCTGCTGGTCAAGGATGAAGGCGTGTATTTGATGGCGGCAGCGCGTACCAAAGGAAAGCGGTTATTGGCCTACGCGGAAGGGTTGGATCCGACGACCCGTGACAGTGGCGACGTGTTTGATGACGCCTGCCGGATATGTGGTGGGGACGACTTTATGGAGCGCCTCCCGTCGGACGATCCGGCCTTTGACCACCTGCTCGAGAAACAAGGTCATCTTGAATTTCTCATTACACAAACCGAGTTCTGTATGACGTCGGTGGGTTAA
- a CDS encoding Type I restriction-modification system methyltransferase subunit yields the protein MSNQLSFDALLGPETPVQCAPRMTPREARKQFIKTFSVIATYHRRLDVFRDFIRLAANELDLARVRSEEGREEAVQICKRYEAVDLQRMQQLFCFLIDAMEGGMDDLLGGIFMELEFGSSSMGQFFTPCYVSRLIAALTLGDHVKELEHRPFITLDEPASGSGGMVIAAAEHLLSKGYNPQQALYIRCTDIDPLAADMCFTQLALLGLPASVYTGNTLTMRMFKVRHTPMYYANGWSERLRLVDMITKFKAVLHAV from the coding sequence ATGAGCAACCAACTTTCCTTCGATGCACTGTTAGGCCCCGAAACCCCGGTTCAATGTGCGCCGCGTATGACGCCACGCGAAGCCAGAAAACAATTCATCAAAACGTTCTCTGTTATCGCGACCTATCACCGTCGTCTCGATGTTTTCCGCGACTTCATTCGCCTGGCTGCTAACGAACTCGATTTGGCGCGAGTACGGTCAGAGGAGGGCAGGGAAGAAGCGGTTCAGATTTGTAAGCGATACGAGGCTGTTGATCTACAGAGGATGCAGCAACTGTTTTGTTTCTTAATCGACGCGATGGAAGGGGGAATGGATGACCTGCTGGGCGGGATATTTATGGAGCTTGAATTTGGCTCGTCGTCGATGGGGCAATTCTTCACGCCGTGCTACGTCTCACGACTCATTGCCGCCCTGACACTTGGGGACCATGTTAAAGAGCTGGAACATCGCCCGTTTATCACGTTGGATGAACCTGCCAGTGGTTCGGGCGGCATGGTGATCGCCGCTGCTGAACACCTGCTCTCTAAAGGGTATAACCCGCAACAAGCGCTTTATATCCGTTGTACAGATATCGATCCTTTGGCTGCGGATATGTGTTTTACCCAGCTTGCGCTCTTGGGATTACCGGCCTCGGTCTATACCGGAAATACGTTGACGATGAGAATGTTTAAAGTCAGGCATACCCCGATGTATTACGCCAACGGCTGGAGCGAAAGACTTCGCCTGGTTGATATGATCACGAAATTCAAGGCGGTGTTACACGCTGTTTAA
- the sopB gene encoding Plasmid partition protein B, which translates to MKRAPVLRHAPTINFDEANAVPVKESEPSPSAPAVSQLSSRVSTMKGNSITLPVCGEDVTFILKTIASDQIEVKTTIFTGNERHQDLLTESSLDDLLPSFLTSGQQSPAFGRSQNGLVEIADGSRRRKAAILTGSEYKVLVGELNDAQMRWLSQIGNDYRPTSAYERGLRYARRLFSEFNGNVSHLAEAENISRKIIQRCIKTAELPIETLQLFTNPNELSARSGEMLYKFHESDFAALKLLTQVLREQQSEGGTFSTEELLKRLMPITRTKPDVTVRKFAIGIEAKYSENAVSFSLTDAPASLIERIETLLADHAKTQE; encoded by the coding sequence ATGAAAAGAGCCCCTGTATTACGTCATGCACCGACGATCAATTTTGATGAAGCTAATGCGGTTCCGGTAAAAGAGAGTGAACCCTCACCTTCGGCACCCGCAGTAAGCCAACTTTCTTCACGTGTTAGCACGATGAAAGGTAACTCTATCACCCTGCCGGTATGTGGGGAGGATGTGACCTTTATTCTGAAAACCATCGCTTCGGATCAAATAGAAGTCAAAACGACCATCTTTACTGGCAACGAACGTCATCAGGACCTATTGACCGAATCCTCCCTTGATGATTTGTTGCCCTCGTTTCTAACGTCAGGTCAACAGTCCCCCGCTTTTGGACGTAGCCAGAATGGCCTTGTCGAAATTGCGGACGGCAGTCGACGCCGTAAGGCCGCCATTCTGACTGGCAGTGAGTACAAAGTTCTCGTCGGTGAGTTGAACGATGCACAGATGCGTTGGCTATCTCAAATCGGAAATGATTATCGGCCAACCAGTGCATATGAGCGTGGGTTACGCTATGCCCGTCGGCTCTTTTCTGAATTTAATGGGAACGTCAGTCATCTCGCGGAGGCTGAGAACATCTCACGCAAGATTATTCAGCGCTGTATAAAAACCGCGGAACTGCCAATTGAAACCTTACAGTTGTTTACGAATCCCAATGAACTAAGCGCTCGTAGTGGTGAAATGCTCTATAAGTTTCATGAGTCTGATTTTGCAGCGCTAAAACTGCTGACTCAAGTGTTACGCGAACAGCAATCTGAAGGTGGCACATTCAGTACTGAAGAACTGCTAAAACGTCTGATGCCGATCACTCGAACGAAACCAGATGTCACCGTGCGTAAGTTTGCCATTGGTATTGAGGCGAAATACTCAGAAAATGCAGTGTCCTTTAGTCTGACGGATGCGCCTGCTTCTCTGATTGAACGTATTGAAACTCTGCTCGCTGATCATGCAAAAACGCAAGAATAA
- the soj gene encoding Sporulation initiation inhibitor protein soj gives MDLKSTLDRCIERGQFMTQEIAKAQFGNDSPEARAITRRWRITEASDLVGVTAQTIRNYEESGKLPPPETAMIGRVEQRTGYSIQQINAMRDVFGTRPTRPAGQDPVVLAVAAHKGGAYKTSTSVHIAQWMALQGLRVLLIDATDPQATASLYHGYVPDLHIHPEDTLLPYYMGQRDDAAYAIKPTCWPNLDIIPSCLAVHRIESEIYPLHDAGKLPVAPHLLLRAAIESVWDSYDVIVLDSAPNLGIGTINVACAADVIVVPTPAELYDYVSTLQFFTMLRDLMLNIDLNGFEPDVRVLITKFSNAVGSQSQWMDDQIRNAWGGMVLKEVVRVTDEVGKGQVRMRTVFEQAANQRSTPAAWRNAVAIWEPVCAEIYNRLIKTRWENA, from the coding sequence ATGGACCTCAAGTCAACGCTGGATCGTTGTATAGAACGTGGTCAATTTATGACGCAGGAAATCGCTAAAGCGCAATTTGGTAACGACAGCCCGGAAGCTCGAGCAATTACCCGGCGTTGGCGGATCACTGAGGCTTCAGATCTTGTGGGTGTCACGGCGCAAACGATCCGAAACTATGAAGAGTCAGGAAAGTTGCCCCCCCCGGAAACTGCAATGATTGGACGGGTTGAGCAACGCACCGGATACTCAATACAACAAATCAATGCAATGAGAGATGTGTTTGGTACTCGCCCAACAAGGCCGGCCGGACAGGATCCTGTTGTCCTTGCGGTAGCTGCTCATAAAGGTGGGGCTTATAAAACATCCACATCGGTACATATTGCTCAATGGATGGCATTACAAGGGTTACGTGTCTTATTAATTGACGCCACAGATCCTCAGGCAACCGCGTCGCTTTATCATGGCTATGTTCCGGATTTGCATATTCATCCGGAAGATACCCTTCTCCCTTATTATATGGGTCAGCGTGACGATGCCGCTTATGCCATCAAACCCACGTGCTGGCCCAATCTGGACATCATTCCATCCTGCTTGGCTGTACACCGTATAGAATCCGAAATTTATCCGTTGCATGATGCCGGGAAACTCCCTGTGGCGCCACACCTTCTTCTTCGGGCTGCCATTGAATCTGTTTGGGACAGCTATGATGTGATCGTGCTGGACAGTGCTCCCAATCTTGGGATAGGGACAATTAATGTCGCCTGTGCCGCAGATGTCATTGTCGTTCCTACTCCGGCGGAGCTTTATGACTATGTCTCTACCCTGCAGTTTTTTACCATGTTGCGCGATCTGATGCTCAATATTGACTTGAACGGTTTTGAACCCGATGTTCGCGTCCTGATCACGAAATTCAGCAATGCAGTCGGTAGCCAATCTCAATGGATGGATGACCAAATCCGTAACGCCTGGGGTGGGATGGTTCTGAAGGAAGTGGTGCGTGTGACAGATGAAGTCGGAAAAGGCCAGGTGAGGATGCGTACCGTTTTCGAGCAGGCAGCGAATCAGCGTTCTACGCCGGCTGCCTGGCGTAACGCTGTGGCCATTTGGGAACCGGTTTGTGCTGAGATCTATAATCGTTTAATCAAAACGCGTTGGGAGAATGCGTAA
- the repE gene encoding replication protein — protein sequence MNHDTLTVVQGNDLLEGAYGVTLDEMRLLNLALAQIDSRKPQPDMLYTLYPRDYQRIYGVNPTSSHRQLRDAADSLMKKPVTIYKEDRNGKVRTVQLSWFSRLEYVSNDDHSAVVLRFGQDVAPYLFELKESFTKLDFINLARLDTPFSIRLYSWLVKARNLTRYRNHGTIEVTLEIEWMREKANLQGKYQDYRDFRQKLLQPSLDRINASTDISVIWEPVKIGRSVHAIKFTYVDESAPEAVKPMRPRLPRRPHVTAGSAAEGEWARKCIALLTQYMAQLAAYDPNEKVTVPDLRKLAGWYKKVGHRDQERETLDAIKHRAQRRKTAK from the coding sequence ATGAATCATGACACATTGACTGTGGTGCAGGGGAACGATCTTCTTGAAGGCGCCTATGGTGTCACTCTAGACGAGATGCGCCTCCTGAACCTGGCCCTTGCGCAAATTGATAGCAGAAAGCCACAACCAGACATGTTGTACACGCTTTATCCTCGTGATTACCAGCGTATTTACGGTGTCAACCCGACCAGCAGTCACCGGCAACTACGTGATGCCGCTGATAGCCTTATGAAAAAACCAGTGACGATCTACAAGGAAGACCGAAATGGGAAAGTCAGAACGGTTCAGCTTTCCTGGTTTTCTCGTCTAGAGTATGTGAGCAATGACGACCACAGTGCGGTCGTGCTGCGTTTTGGCCAGGACGTTGCCCCTTATCTTTTTGAGCTGAAAGAAAGCTTTACCAAACTGGACTTTATAAACCTGGCCAGGCTGGATACCCCTTTCTCGATCCGTCTTTACAGCTGGCTGGTCAAGGCACGTAACCTGACCCGGTATCGGAACCACGGGACCATAGAAGTGACCCTCGAGATCGAATGGATGCGAGAGAAGGCTAACCTGCAGGGAAAATACCAGGATTACCGGGACTTCAGGCAAAAACTGCTGCAACCTTCTCTCGATCGCATCAATGCCTCGACCGATATTTCGGTGATTTGGGAGCCGGTGAAGATTGGCCGCTCTGTACACGCCATCAAATTTACCTACGTTGACGAGTCCGCTCCAGAAGCGGTGAAACCGATGCGTCCACGTCTGCCACGTCGCCCTCATGTGACGGCAGGATCCGCTGCTGAAGGGGAGTGGGCCAGAAAATGCATCGCACTGCTGACTCAGTATATGGCGCAGCTGGCTGCCTATGATCCTAACGAGAAGGTGACTGTGCCTGACTTACGAAAACTGGCCGGTTGGTACAAGAAAGTGGGACATCGTGACCAGGAAAGAGAAACACTGGACGCCATCAAACATCGGGCTCAACGTCGAAAAACAGCCAAGTGA
- the parE1 gene encoding Toxin ParE1 produces the protein MPIYKLSVLADEDIYHIVRYTLQHFGLTQAKRYHEELIKVFELLAQNAGLGAECHWVCQDMRRFQYKKHGIYIIKQGDEVLISRVLHQSMDIEALDFPT, from the coding sequence ATGCCAATATATAAACTCTCCGTGTTGGCTGACGAAGATATCTACCATATTGTTCGTTATACACTCCAGCATTTTGGCCTTACTCAGGCTAAACGTTATCATGAAGAGCTTATAAAGGTCTTTGAATTACTGGCTCAGAATGCCGGGTTAGGTGCTGAATGTCACTGGGTCTGTCAGGACATGCGACGCTTTCAATACAAGAAGCATGGGATATATATTATAAAACAAGGCGATGAAGTGCTGATTTCCCGAGTCCTCCATCAATCTATGGATATCGAAGCGCTGGATTTTCCCACGTAA